The Desmospora profundinema sequence ATTGAACAAAAAACCCACCTCCAAGGGCAATATCCTTTTTCCAAGATATCACAACCGAGGAGTCATGTCAATAAATTTAAACTGAATATATTAGCACATAGAAACCAGATACGTCAATAGTTTTTTCTAGCGGAGTAGTCGGCCTATCTTCCGACTGGAAAATTGACACATTCTACAAATCATGGCTATAATGATCTTGCGGTAAATTTTCAGTCGCTTCCGACATTTCGACCAAACCATGAAGCGTAAACAGGTTTGGAACTGGAAGAGGTGAAAGAAATGGATACGCAAGGCTTAAGCACCTTTCAGCGACAGGTTTCCGATTTGCTTCTTCGCCACCGCAGTGTTCTGGATGTTTCCTCCAAATATCAGGAATCCAACAGCCGGGTCAACCGAGCTGTAGTGAAGGCCGTCACCGAATGCGGATGCATCGAAATTCAGGCTTCCCGTCAACCCTTTGAGCCAGAGCAGAATCTGGACCAAGTGAAGGAATCGCTGGACACCCATATGACTGGCGGCTTATGTGACCACTGTCTTGATGTAGTCAAAGCCGAAATGGGTAAAAATTTATTCTACCTGACAG is a genomic window containing:
- a CDS encoding DUF1573 domain-containing protein; this encodes MDTQGLSTFQRQVSDLLLRHRSVLDVSSKYQESNSRVNRAVVKAVTECGCIEIQASRQPFEPEQNLDQVKESLDTHMTGGLCDHCLDVVKAEMGKNLFYLTAMCNLLDIHLEEVIEKECKKLSTLGVFNLR